CCCTATTTCACGGGAGATTTGTTACGATACGTATATAACCCCATCTGTAGGAGGAGATATACCATGGAATCATTACATGCAGGAGATCTTGTGACAGCACATTATAAAACGGGTAAATACATTGGAGAGATAGTGGAAGATAGAGGGGAAGCCTTTTTAGTTAAGGTATTAGCTGTTGCCAAACACCCTCAACAAGGTGACTTGCACAACCCAGGACAAACGGAAAATGTCTTTTTCCATCAGCGGAAAGCATTAAGTTACAACGAAAAAGCAAATGTATCCAAATCAGCTGTTAAAGCTTTTGAAGGTGACGACGTCCCTTCCTATAATGAATCACTCAAACAATCCGTTGAAAAATTAAAAGAAAAGCTACAAGAAGAAAATACATTCAATCAACAAGCTAAAGAGCAACTTCAAGATTTAGAGAAACAGTATTTTCACTAATATATTAAGTTATTTCATTATCGCCCTATTATCTTGAAGACTTGAATTCGAGATAAATACCTTTATTAAGCAGGTTGTTTCCGATACGTTAGTATGGAATAAAGGTGGACAGGGAACAACTCGCGTCCTACCGGCGAGCTGGCAAGCTACCTTCGGGGAAAATCGCCCTCAGGGGATCTTGCCTACCTCTTTCTCCGGCGGGAGTCTCCCTGTTCCCAGGCCA
The genomic region above belongs to Pontibacillus yanchengensis and contains:
- a CDS encoding kinase-associated lipoprotein B, which codes for MESLHAGDLVTAHYKTGKYIGEIVEDRGEAFLVKVLAVAKHPQQGDLHNPGQTENVFFHQRKALSYNEKANVSKSAVKAFEGDDVPSYNESLKQSVEKLKEKLQEENTFNQQAKEQLQDLEKQYFH